One part of the Ralstonia pickettii genome encodes these proteins:
- a CDS encoding DUF2933 domain-containing protein: MAAVGAALVAILAVAYTVFPSVRAFVLGIGPYLLILVCPLSMWLMMKGMQGQDDQRRSTTDDTPERKQPFRIEK, from the coding sequence ATGGCCGCTGTGGGCGCTGCCCTGGTGGCGATCTTGGCAGTCGCCTATACCGTTTTCCCGTCAGTTCGTGCCTTCGTGCTGGGCATTGGCCCCTACCTGTTGATTCTGGTCTGCCCGCTATCGATGTGGCTGATGATGAAAGGCATGCAAGGTCAAGACGACCAGCGGCGTTCGACAACCGACGACACGCCTGAGCGGAAGCAGCCGTTTCGGATCGAAAAGTGA
- the czcI gene encoding cation efflux protein, CzcI family, whose protein sequence is MILLLLILPFQFNWAVAAAYCQHEEASQSKWHFGHHEHHHQSSTKAGHDKKAVIDTDCGVCHLVSAAMACGQPLRLDTVDRAQTPPVSHALKLTSSSTRAPDRPQWRRLT, encoded by the coding sequence TTGATCCTGCTTTTGTTGATCCTGCCATTCCAGTTCAACTGGGCGGTAGCGGCCGCCTATTGCCAGCATGAAGAGGCCAGCCAATCCAAGTGGCATTTCGGCCACCACGAGCACCACCATCAATCCAGCACAAAAGCGGGGCATGACAAGAAGGCCGTGATCGATACGGACTGCGGCGTATGTCATCTGGTCTCCGCCGCAATGGCCTGCGGTCAGCCACTTCGCCTCGACACGGTCGATCGCGCCCAGACGCCGCCCGTTTCACATGCGTTGAAATTGACCTCATCTAGCACCCGCGCACCGGATCGCCCCCAATGGCGCCGTCTCACATAG
- a CDS encoding TolC family protein translates to MRRLFLPLGLAAVVISPSFAANSNAAPLVSSGTVLEAPGPLTLERAMELASAGNFTLFAAQKEVDANEGAVMQARTIPNPEVAATMEDTRSESRTTTGQLNIPVELGGKRSARIVAAEKGRELAQAQLATTRAELRSNVIRGFFEVLVAQERVKLAQASADLAAKGAQAATRRVAAGKISPVEETKAKVEQANAELELDNANAELRSARASLAALWGNATPQFSAAQGSLDALPSRPGLTELLTELDHSPLVLADQVELDRRQALVGVERSRQYPDVTVSVGAKRDNSANRNMAVLGVSIPLPLFDRNQGNLYEAIRRADKAQDEVLANRIRLSNEMQQASNELTVSRRSAQTLKETILPAAEQAYSAAARGFEAGKFNFLDVLDAQRTLFQARIRYLDVLAKVYQSATTVDRLLGR, encoded by the coding sequence ATGCGACGACTATTTTTGCCGCTTGGGCTAGCGGCTGTTGTGATCAGCCCATCTTTTGCTGCGAATTCCAACGCGGCACCCCTTGTTTCTTCCGGCACAGTACTGGAGGCTCCTGGTCCTTTGACGCTTGAGCGCGCCATGGAATTGGCGAGTGCAGGTAACTTCACGCTTTTTGCTGCGCAGAAAGAAGTCGATGCCAATGAAGGTGCGGTCATGCAGGCACGCACCATTCCCAACCCCGAAGTGGCCGCGACCATGGAGGACACGCGCTCGGAGTCGCGCACGACGACCGGACAGCTCAATATTCCTGTGGAGCTGGGCGGCAAGCGTTCGGCGCGTATCGTCGCGGCCGAAAAAGGCCGGGAACTCGCGCAAGCGCAACTGGCGACAACGCGGGCCGAACTGCGATCCAACGTGATTCGCGGCTTCTTTGAAGTGCTGGTTGCCCAGGAACGGGTCAAGCTCGCGCAGGCCTCGGCGGACTTGGCCGCCAAGGGCGCGCAGGCAGCAACGCGCAGAGTGGCAGCGGGCAAGATCTCGCCGGTCGAAGAAACCAAGGCAAAGGTCGAGCAAGCCAACGCCGAACTCGAACTCGACAACGCCAACGCCGAACTGCGTTCCGCACGGGCCTCGCTTGCAGCGCTCTGGGGCAACGCCACGCCGCAGTTCTCCGCGGCGCAGGGTAGCCTCGACGCGCTGCCGTCACGGCCCGGTCTCACGGAGCTGCTGACCGAGCTCGACCACTCGCCGCTCGTATTGGCCGACCAGGTCGAGCTGGATCGCCGGCAAGCCCTGGTGGGCGTGGAGCGCAGCCGCCAATACCCCGATGTGACCGTCAGCGTGGGCGCCAAGCGCGACAACAGCGCGAATCGCAACATGGCGGTGCTAGGCGTGTCGATTCCGCTGCCCTTGTTCGATCGCAATCAGGGCAACCTGTACGAGGCCATCCGGCGTGCCGACAAGGCGCAGGACGAGGTGCTGGCGAACCGCATCCGGCTCTCCAATGAGATGCAGCAAGCGTCGAACGAATTGACGGTCTCTCGTCGCTCCGCGCAGACGCTCAAAGAGACGATCCTGCCGGCCGCCGAGCAAGCCTATAGCGCAGCGGCACGGGGCTTCGAAGCCGGGAAGTTCAATTTTCTGGACGTGCTGGACGCACAAAGAACGTTGTTCCAAGCACGCATCCGTTATCTCGACGTGTTGGCGAAGGTCTATCAATCCGCGACGACCGTCGACCGCCTGCTAGGCCGCTAA
- a CDS encoding P-II family nitrogen regulator has translation MSIKWVIAIVPTELLEQLERKLATVHAPDLTITRVKGYGEYKNFFSSDLTSVHTKVEIFADEADVEAITNAIVEVGKSTVPGAGIVAAVPVEKLLHLHIESK, from the coding sequence ATGAGCATCAAATGGGTGATTGCCATTGTTCCCACCGAACTGCTGGAGCAGCTAGAAAGGAAGCTTGCGACCGTCCACGCCCCGGACCTGACGATCACAAGGGTCAAGGGGTATGGCGAGTACAAGAATTTCTTTTCCAGCGACCTGACCAGCGTGCATACCAAGGTTGAAATTTTCGCGGACGAGGCCGACGTCGAGGCCATCACCAACGCCATCGTCGAGGTCGGAAAGTCGACGGTGCCGGGTGCCGGGATCGTGGCGGCTGTTCCCGTCGAGAAGCTCTTGCACCTTCACATCGAGTCCAAGTGA
- a CDS encoding efflux RND transporter periplasmic adaptor subunit yields the protein MSITNKQKTAIAALVAAGLIATGTVLFLGRSTEGNESAREAAEHAESAGHQDREHHGEPSQGKHEDAVAHGDQEHHDAPKKGPHGGNVYAAGDATVEFGMAEDGGEPKLKLWVVRDGKPLVANISASGAIKRVTGESMPIGFKITKDSLESEAAIAEPHVFGATASVMLPGVQKPMTVAFSKEEGKIELTVDQIAKAGVGVEVAGAAAVQSGVQFPGEIRFNEDRTAHVVPRLAGVVERVPANIGEQVKSGQVLAVIASTALSEQRSELLAAQKRLSLAQTTYAREKRLWEEKISAEQDYLQAQTALQEAQIAVQNAQQKLVAIGAAPATTALNRFELRAPFDGMVVEKHLAIGEAVKEDANVFTISDLSSVWAEFVVAAKDLGNVRVGQQVTIGSTAFDSKATGSVSYVGSLLGEQTRTAKARVTLANPGMAWRPGLFVTVQVLGPAVQVPVAVRADAIQEVNGKPAVFVAVPGGFVAQPVKTGRSTGKVVEITEGLSAGARYATANSFVLKAELGKASAEHEH from the coding sequence ATGTCTATTACGAATAAGCAGAAGACTGCGATCGCGGCTCTAGTGGCTGCGGGCCTGATCGCCACCGGCACCGTTCTATTTTTGGGGCGCTCGACAGAGGGCAATGAGTCCGCTCGCGAGGCGGCCGAACACGCAGAATCCGCCGGTCACCAGGACCGCGAACACCACGGCGAGCCGTCGCAAGGCAAGCATGAAGACGCGGTAGCACATGGCGACCAGGAGCACCATGACGCGCCGAAGAAGGGCCCACACGGCGGTAATGTCTACGCTGCTGGCGACGCTACCGTCGAGTTCGGCATGGCCGAGGACGGTGGGGAGCCCAAGCTAAAGCTGTGGGTCGTCCGAGACGGCAAGCCCTTGGTTGCCAATATCTCGGCCAGTGGCGCCATCAAGAGAGTAACCGGCGAATCGATGCCGATCGGCTTCAAGATCACGAAAGACAGCCTGGAGAGCGAGGCCGCCATTGCCGAGCCCCACGTTTTTGGCGCGACCGCGTCCGTCATGTTGCCGGGCGTTCAGAAACCGATGACGGTTGCCTTCTCCAAGGAGGAAGGCAAGATCGAATTGACAGTCGACCAGATCGCCAAAGCCGGCGTGGGTGTGGAAGTCGCAGGCGCTGCAGCGGTCCAGTCGGGCGTGCAATTCCCGGGAGAAATCCGCTTCAATGAAGACCGCACGGCCCATGTGGTACCGCGTCTTGCGGGGGTCGTCGAGCGTGTCCCCGCCAATATCGGCGAGCAGGTCAAGAGCGGACAGGTATTGGCGGTCATTGCGAGCACCGCCCTGTCCGAGCAAAGAAGCGAACTGCTTGCGGCCCAGAAGCGCTTGAGCCTGGCTCAGACGACCTACGCGCGCGAGAAGCGCCTGTGGGAAGAGAAGATCTCCGCGGAGCAGGATTACCTGCAGGCCCAGACGGCACTGCAGGAGGCGCAAATCGCCGTGCAGAACGCGCAGCAAAAACTGGTTGCGATCGGGGCCGCACCGGCCACGACGGCCCTGAACCGATTCGAGCTGCGCGCACCATTCGACGGCATGGTGGTGGAAAAGCATCTGGCAATCGGTGAAGCCGTCAAGGAGGATGCGAACGTCTTCACGATTTCCGATCTGTCCTCCGTGTGGGCGGAGTTCGTGGTGGCGGCCAAGGATCTGGGCAATGTTCGCGTCGGTCAGCAGGTCACGATCGGCTCGACCGCCTTCGACAGCAAGGCGACCGGCTCGGTGTCCTATGTGGGCTCACTGCTTGGTGAGCAGACGCGCACGGCAAAGGCCCGCGTCACGCTGGCGAACCCCGGCATGGCTTGGCGTCCTGGCCTGTTCGTGACGGTGCAGGTCTTGGGGCCAGCCGTTCAAGTCCCTGTTGCAGTCAGGGCGGATGCGATCCAGGAAGTTAATGGCAAGCCGGCAGTGTTCGTTGCGGTGCCGGGCGGTTTCGTCGCCCAGCCAGTCAAGACCGGGCGTTCTACTGGCAAAGTGGTGGAGATCACGGAAGGCCTGAGCGCCGGCGCGCGCTATGCCACCGCGAACAGCTTCGTCCTGAAAGCCGAACTCGGCAAGGCTAGCGCCGAGCATGAGCACTGA
- a CDS encoding zinc ribbon domain-containing protein codes for MLSKAGDSPIAAGPAGQPLVLHTEALQNYGCKRMSLLKRLFGGHHGGHRPNGGHHGRRHGDAHDRAQAGIPSNPWPTTCLGCGSIASQRARFCPQCEKSLTGVVCGQCGSTAQPGAKFCAECGTAL; via the coding sequence ATGCTTTCAAAGGCCGGCGACTCGCCAATCGCAGCGGGTCCCGCAGGGCAGCCCCTGGTCCTCCATACTGAAGCGCTACAAAACTACGGATGTAAACGCATGAGTCTGCTCAAGCGATTGTTCGGCGGTCACCACGGTGGCCACCGCCCGAACGGCGGTCACCACGGCAGACGCCATGGTGACGCTCACGACCGCGCCCAGGCGGGGATCCCCTCGAATCCTTGGCCCACCACTTGTCTCGGGTGTGGCTCGATTGCATCGCAGCGGGCGCGGTTTTGTCCGCAGTGCGAAAAATCACTTACCGGGGTGGTGTGTGGTCAATGCGGGAGCACGGCCCAGCCGGGCGCGAAATTTTGTGCCGAATGCGGCACCGCGCTGTAG
- a CDS encoding sensor histidine kinase: MSAFKNHQIMHGPRSLAWRTSALATLGTMAAVVVQSVFAGSGQIAATPSLTWALIWALILPLIVGMCTHRLVSRSLSPMRCLAAKGDQTAFGIVHLSLSGSIPTEVQPLVDALRDVSSKHEETVAAVRSIYTDLNHDLRTPLHTLALQTEVTLIAPRSAEEYEALLRSNLEEFARLATATDRTLQALRELALRRHES, translated from the coding sequence GTGTCAGCTTTCAAGAACCATCAAATCATGCACGGTCCCCGCTCGTTGGCGTGGCGGACAAGTGCACTTGCGACGTTGGGAACGATGGCAGCAGTAGTCGTCCAATCGGTCTTTGCGGGCTCAGGACAGATCGCAGCGACCCCAAGTCTCACCTGGGCTCTCATCTGGGCGCTGATCCTGCCGCTGATTGTGGGTATGTGCACCCATCGTCTGGTCTCGCGCAGCCTGTCGCCAATGCGGTGCCTCGCAGCCAAGGGCGATCAGACAGCCTTTGGGATTGTTCATCTTTCGCTGTCGGGAAGCATACCGACCGAAGTTCAACCGTTGGTCGATGCCTTGCGCGACGTTTCGTCGAAGCACGAAGAGACCGTGGCGGCTGTGCGCTCGATTTACACCGATCTCAATCACGACTTGCGCACTCCGCTGCATACTCTCGCCTTGCAAACAGAAGTGACATTGATTGCCCCTCGCAGCGCCGAAGAATATGAGGCCTTGTTGCGCTCGAACCTGGAGGAGTTTGCGCGGCTAGCGACTGCTACCGACAGGACGCTGCAGGCGCTACGCGAGCTCGCGCTGCGGCGCCATGAATCGTGA